Proteins encoded in a region of the Sphingomonas japonica genome:
- a CDS encoding SAM-dependent methyltransferase: MPLIDRFLSRAFTRGQLTVTFPDGRTAQYGSSDPDLAPVAIRFADRRVMAGILADPSLGAAEAYMDGRLILERGDIADFLMLATANNRWEEGKGTLNQGPTRRAFDNVLHRIDRFNMGRQAKRNVAHHYDLSDRLYDLFLDADRQYSCAYFTDAANSLEQAQADKKAHIAAKLAIEPGMRVLDIGCGWGGMALYLHAKTGADVTGITLSEEQLKVARARAEAAGVADHVRFELIDYRAMSGQFDRIVSVGMFEHVGPPQYRTFMRKVRELLTPQGVMLLHTIGRAGGPGVTDHFTAKYIFPGGYIPALSEIVRANEGLRMFVTDVEVLRMHYGYTLKHWYDRTTAARDAIVALYDERFFRMWQYYLAGSMVSFLNGGLVNYQVQFARDRGALPITRDYMAAAERTYIEG, from the coding sequence ATGCCCCTCATCGATCGCTTCCTGTCGCGGGCGTTTACCCGTGGCCAGCTGACCGTCACCTTTCCCGATGGTCGCACCGCACAGTATGGCAGTTCCGACCCGGACCTCGCGCCGGTGGCGATCCGCTTCGCCGACCGGCGGGTGATGGCGGGCATCCTCGCCGACCCGTCGCTGGGCGCGGCCGAAGCCTATATGGATGGCCGCCTGATCCTCGAACGCGGCGACATCGCCGATTTCCTGATGCTAGCCACCGCCAACAACCGCTGGGAAGAGGGCAAGGGCACGCTGAACCAGGGTCCGACGCGGCGCGCGTTCGACAACGTCCTCCACCGCATCGACCGCTTCAACATGGGGCGACAGGCCAAGCGCAACGTCGCGCATCACTATGACCTGAGCGACCGGCTCTACGACCTCTTCCTCGACGCCGATCGTCAATATAGCTGCGCGTACTTCACCGATGCCGCCAACAGCCTCGAACAGGCACAGGCTGACAAGAAGGCGCATATCGCCGCGAAGCTGGCGATCGAGCCGGGCATGCGCGTGCTCGACATCGGTTGCGGATGGGGCGGGATGGCGCTGTACCTCCACGCCAAGACCGGCGCCGACGTCACCGGGATCACGCTGAGCGAGGAGCAGCTCAAGGTCGCGCGCGCCCGTGCCGAGGCGGCGGGGGTCGCCGACCATGTCCGCTTCGAGCTGATCGACTATCGCGCGATGTCCGGCCAGTTCGACCGGATCGTGTCGGTCGGCATGTTCGAACATGTCGGCCCGCCGCAATATCGCACCTTCATGCGCAAGGTCCGCGAACTGCTGACGCCGCAGGGGGTGATGCTGCTCCACACGATCGGCCGTGCAGGGGGGCCGGGCGTGACCGATCACTTCACCGCCAAATATATCTTTCCCGGCGGCTACATCCCGGCATTGTCGGAAATCGTCCGCGCCAACGAGGGGCTTCGGATGTTCGTCACCGATGTCGAGGTGCTGCGGATGCACTACGGCTACACGCTCAAACACTGGTACGACCGCACCACCGCGGCGCGCGACGCGATCGTCGCGCTGTACGACGAGCGCTTCTTTCGGATGTGGCAATATTATCTGGCTGGATCGATGGTCAGCTTCCTCAACGGCGGGCTGGTCAATTATCAGGTGCAGTTCGCACGCGACCGCGGCGCGTTGCCGATCACCCGGGACTACATGGCGGCGGCGGAACGCACCTATATCGAGGGGTAA
- a CDS encoding DUF1801 domain-containing protein — protein MADVKTVPTIDSVDAFLDAVEDPQRRTDARTVCAAMQRLTGEPPVMWGPSIIGFGSYHYRYASGHEGDMCRIGFSPRKTELVLYLQPGSQHFEELLTLLGKHRVGKSCLYIKRLSDIDREVLEEMMVQSLAEMERLYPSI, from the coding sequence ATGGCCGACGTCAAGACCGTGCCTACGATCGATTCGGTCGACGCCTTCCTCGACGCGGTGGAGGATCCCCAGCGCCGGACCGATGCCCGGACGGTCTGCGCCGCCATGCAGCGGCTGACCGGTGAGCCGCCGGTGATGTGGGGCCCGTCGATCATCGGGTTCGGCAGCTATCATTACCGCTATGCCAGTGGGCACGAAGGCGACATGTGCCGGATCGGCTTCTCGCCGCGCAAGACGGAACTGGTCCTGTATCTCCAGCCCGGCAGTCAGCATTTCGAAGAGCTTCTCACCCTGCTCGGCAAGCATCGGGTCGGCAAGTCCTGCCTCTATATCAAGCGGCTCAGCGACATCGACCGGGAAGTGCTGGAGGAGATGATGGTACAGTCGCTCGCCGAGATGGAGCGTCTTTACCCCTCGATATAG
- a CDS encoding argininosuccinate synthase, with the protein MTDQINRVVLAYSGGLDTSVILKWLQQEYGCEVVTFTADLGQGEELEPARAKAELMGIKPEHIFIDDLREEFVRDFVFPMMRANALYEGLYLLGTSIARPLIAKRQIEIARQVNADAVSHGATGKGNDQVRFELGYYALAPDIKVIAPWREWDLTSRTALIAFAEAHQIPVPKDKRGEAPFSTDANLLHTSSEGLVLEDPWDEVPDYVFSRTVNPEDAPDAPQTITIDFERGDAVAVDGEGMSPATLLAKLNDLGRAHGIGRLDLVENRFVGMKSRGMYETPGGTILHAAHRAIEQITLDRGAAHLKDELMPRYAELIYNGFWFAPEREMLQAAIDHSQEKVTGTVRLKLYKGGVHVTGRKSPHSLYSEKVVTFEDDQGAYDQRDAAGFIKLNALRLRLLGRRDR; encoded by the coding sequence ATGACCGACCAGATCAATCGTGTCGTCCTCGCCTATTCGGGCGGGCTCGATACCAGCGTCATCCTCAAATGGCTCCAGCAGGAATATGGCTGCGAGGTAGTGACCTTCACCGCCGATCTCGGCCAGGGCGAGGAACTCGAACCCGCGCGCGCCAAGGCCGAGCTGATGGGGATCAAGCCCGAGCACATCTTCATCGACGACCTGCGCGAGGAGTTCGTCCGCGACTTCGTGTTCCCGATGATGCGCGCCAACGCGCTGTACGAAGGGCTGTACCTGCTCGGCACGTCGATCGCCCGCCCGCTGATCGCCAAGCGCCAGATCGAGATCGCGCGTCAGGTGAATGCCGATGCGGTCAGCCACGGTGCGACCGGCAAGGGCAACGACCAGGTCCGCTTCGAACTGGGCTATTATGCGCTCGCCCCCGATATCAAGGTGATCGCGCCGTGGCGCGAATGGGACCTGACCAGCCGCACCGCGCTGATCGCGTTCGCCGAGGCGCACCAGATCCCGGTGCCCAAGGACAAGCGCGGCGAAGCGCCGTTCTCGACCGACGCCAATCTGCTGCACACCTCGTCCGAGGGCCTGGTGCTCGAGGATCCGTGGGATGAAGTGCCCGACTATGTGTTCTCGCGCACCGTCAATCCCGAGGACGCGCCAGACGCGCCGCAGACGATCACGATCGATTTCGAGCGCGGCGACGCAGTGGCGGTCGATGGCGAGGGGATGTCACCCGCGACGTTGTTGGCGAAGCTCAATGACCTTGGCCGTGCGCATGGTATCGGCCGCCTCGATCTCGTCGAGAACCGCTTCGTCGGCATGAAATCGCGCGGGATGTACGAAACGCCGGGCGGCACGATCCTGCACGCCGCGCACCGGGCGATCGAACAGATCACGCTCGACCGCGGCGCCGCGCATCTCAAGGACGAGCTGATGCCGCGCTATGCCGAGCTGATCTACAACGGCTTCTGGTTCGCGCCCGAGCGCGAAATGCTGCAGGCCGCGATCGACCACAGCCAGGAAAAGGTGACGGGCACCGTCCGGCTGAAACTCTACAAGGGCGGCGTTCACGTCACGGGCCGCAAGTCGCCGCACTCGCTCTATTCGGAAAAGGTCGTGACGTTCGAGGACGATCAGGGCGCGTATGACCAGCGGGACGCGGCCGGGTTCATCAAGCTCAACGCGCTGCGGCTGCGGTTGTTGGGGCGGCGTGATCGGTGA
- a CDS encoding GNAT family N-acetyltransferase has translation MQVTSPPITARIADGVSSIPAAQWQACAGTGDPFLSHGFLAALEASKSVGGRSGWQALPIVVDGDDGAPAAIAPAYAKAHSQGEYVFDHGWADAWERAGGSYYPKLQIAVPFTPVPGSRLLLRDPALAPALIAAIEAVTVQSELSSAHATFVAPNQIALFEAAGWLIRQGTQYHWTNDGYQDFDGFLAALSSRKRKAIRKERAAAVEGLAIRHLAGPDITARHWDAFWAFYQDTGARKWGRPYLERSFFPLIGEALGDRVLLILAERDGVPIAGALNLIGDDALYGRYWGCCEDVPFLHFELCYYQAIDAAIARGLQRVEAGAQGEHKLARGYSPIATWSAHYIPDANFRRAIADFLVRERAAVAQEQEFLCELTPFRKA, from the coding sequence ATGCAGGTGACGTCTCCCCCGATAACCGCCCGCATCGCCGACGGCGTATCCTCGATCCCCGCCGCGCAGTGGCAGGCGTGCGCCGGAACGGGCGACCCCTTCTTAAGCCATGGCTTTCTTGCCGCGCTCGAAGCGTCCAAGTCGGTCGGTGGCCGCAGCGGGTGGCAGGCATTGCCGATCGTCGTAGATGGTGACGATGGCGCACCGGCGGCCATCGCGCCCGCCTATGCCAAGGCGCACAGCCAGGGCGAATATGTGTTCGACCACGGCTGGGCCGATGCGTGGGAGCGCGCCGGCGGCAGCTATTATCCCAAGTTGCAGATCGCGGTGCCGTTCACGCCGGTGCCCGGCAGCCGCCTGCTGCTGCGCGATCCTGCACTCGCCCCCGCGCTGATCGCCGCGATCGAGGCCGTGACCGTCCAGAGCGAGCTGTCGTCGGCACATGCCACGTTCGTAGCGCCTAACCAGATCGCCCTGTTCGAAGCGGCCGGGTGGCTGATCCGGCAAGGCACGCAATATCACTGGACCAATGACGGCTATCAGGACTTCGATGGGTTCCTTGCGGCGCTGTCGAGCCGCAAGCGCAAGGCGATCCGCAAGGAACGCGCCGCCGCGGTCGAAGGGCTGGCGATCCGCCATCTCGCCGGACCGGACATCACCGCGCGTCATTGGGATGCGTTCTGGGCATTCTATCAGGACACCGGTGCCCGCAAATGGGGACGGCCGTATCTCGAACGCAGTTTCTTCCCTCTGATCGGTGAAGCACTGGGTGACCGCGTGCTGTTGATCCTCGCCGAGCGTGACGGGGTGCCGATTGCAGGCGCGCTCAACCTGATCGGCGACGACGCGCTGTACGGTCGCTATTGGGGCTGCTGCGAGGACGTGCCCTTCCTGCATTTCGAACTGTGCTATTACCAGGCGATCGATGCGGCGATTGCGCGCGGGCTGCAGCGCGTCGAGGCGGGCGCGCAGGGCGAACACAAGCTGGCGCGCGGCTATTCGCCGATCGCGACCTGGTCGGCGCATTACATCCCCGACGCCAATTTCCGCCGCGCGATCGCCGATTTCCTGGTGCGCGAGCGTGCGGCCGTTGCGCAGGAACAGGAATTTCTGTGCGAACTGACGCCGTTCAGGAAGGCTTGA
- a CDS encoding mechanosensitive ion channel family protein — translation MNRLSALLAGGEVTIPTNPELVELAVGGGLTLGALALGYLASRTLGPRLAEVAAHRAGLKGGTFQPRIAQMVRHLVAALLLAIVFASWPWRPIASLPIGLAWSAATAMFAMKILRGLNLPRWAAWAVAGFAFVSLFSYAVGGLTPITTILGDIGVEVGDTRITLLSVTTVAIAAIVLYAVARLASRVINHAIGQAKGFDPAQKLLFQKLAGVAIIVVAFFVGVDMLGIDLTTFAVFSGALGLAVGFGLQKTVGNLIAGIILLMDRSIKPGDVIVVGEDVGWVNKIGVRAVSVITRDGKEHLIPNENLMTEQVENWSYSDRNVRVRIKVGVSYDCDLKLAQELMLRAAAESPRVLETPKPNIWLTEYGDNSVNHEILAWISDPEGGIGNVRSDVLNRLWWLFKEHGVEIPYPKRDVYVKTLPSVPRTGD, via the coding sequence ATGAACCGCCTGTCGGCTCTGCTCGCCGGTGGCGAGGTGACCATTCCAACCAATCCGGAGCTGGTCGAACTGGCAGTGGGCGGCGGGCTGACGCTCGGCGCGCTCGCGCTGGGCTATCTCGCGTCGCGCACGCTCGGGCCAAGGCTGGCGGAGGTCGCCGCGCACCGTGCGGGTCTCAAGGGCGGCACATTCCAGCCGCGCATCGCACAGATGGTGCGCCACCTCGTCGCCGCGCTGTTGCTCGCGATCGTCTTTGCAAGCTGGCCGTGGCGGCCGATCGCGTCGCTGCCGATCGGACTGGCGTGGAGCGCCGCGACCGCGATGTTCGCGATGAAGATCCTGCGCGGGCTCAACCTGCCGCGCTGGGCGGCGTGGGCGGTGGCAGGGTTCGCGTTCGTGTCGCTGTTCAGCTACGCGGTCGGCGGCCTCACGCCGATCACCACCATCCTGGGCGATATCGGCGTCGAGGTGGGCGACACCCGCATCACGCTGCTGTCGGTCACCACCGTCGCGATCGCCGCGATCGTCCTCTACGCGGTCGCGCGGCTGGCGAGCCGCGTCATCAACCACGCGATCGGTCAGGCCAAGGGTTTCGACCCGGCGCAGAAGCTGCTGTTCCAGAAGCTCGCCGGGGTGGCGATCATCGTCGTCGCCTTCTTCGTCGGCGTCGATATGCTCGGCATCGACCTCACCACCTTTGCCGTGTTCTCGGGCGCGCTCGGGCTCGCGGTCGGCTTCGGGCTGCAAAAGACGGTCGGCAACCTGATCGCCGGGATCATCCTGCTCATGGACCGTTCGATCAAGCCGGGCGACGTCATCGTCGTCGGCGAGGATGTCGGCTGGGTCAACAAGATCGGCGTCCGCGCGGTCAGCGTCATCACCCGCGACGGCAAGGAACATTTGATTCCCAACGAGAATCTGATGACCGAGCAGGTCGAGAACTGGTCCTATTCCGATCGCAACGTGCGGGTTCGGATCAAGGTCGGGGTCAGTTACGATTGCGACCTCAAGCTGGCGCAGGAACTGATGCTGCGCGCCGCGGCCGAAAGCCCGCGCGTGCTGGAGACGCCGAAGCCCAATATCTGGCTGACCGAATATGGCGACAATTCGGTCAATCACGAGATCCTCGCCTGGATCAGCGATCCGGAGGGCGGCATCGGCAACGTCCGCTCCGACGTGCTCAACCGGCTATGGTGGCTGTTCAAGGAGCATGGCGTCGAAATCCCCTATCCCAAGCGCGACGTGTATGTGAAAACGCTGCCAAGCGTCCCGCGGACAGGCGACTGA